A genomic window from Xyrauchen texanus isolate HMW12.3.18 chromosome 31, RBS_HiC_50CHRs, whole genome shotgun sequence includes:
- the LOC127625283 gene encoding protein krueppel-like: MNKCSDCGKTYTTATHLKEHQRIHSGEKPFMCSYCGKTFTRSEHLKKHERIHTGEKPYKCSHCGKSFTLSQNMKAHERIHTGEKPYHCSSCGKGFNRSGHLQQHVKHNCPTSHSDQESSSGPTISSK; encoded by the coding sequence ATGAATAAGTGCTCTGATTGTGGGAAGACCTACACAACAGCCACCCACTTGAAAGAACATCAGCGAATTCATTCTGGAGAAAAACCTTTTATGTGCTCGTACTGTGGAAAGACTTTCACTCGGTCAGAACatctgaaaaaacatgagaggattcacaccggagagaaaccatacaagtgctcacactgtggaaagagtttcactctgtcacaAAACATGAAAGCTcacgagagaatccatactggagaaaaaccatacCATTGCTCTTCATGTGGAAAAGGTTTCAACCGATCAGGTCATCTACAGCAACATGTCAAACATAATTGCCCAACTAGTCACAGTGACCAAGAATCATCTTCAGGTCCAACGATATCAAGCAAATAG